One region of Emys orbicularis isolate rEmyOrb1 chromosome 4, rEmyOrb1.hap1, whole genome shotgun sequence genomic DNA includes:
- the LOC135878589 gene encoding RING finger protein 112-like, whose protein sequence is MGNANNKGPIPLPSSKPTPEGMVKRLQEDVTCSICLDILEDPVSIECGHNFCRGCLSAHWSGVLAWESQCPECRAPCSRDRMTPDTRVKSLVEKIRDLPREETLTATGTVSPEQGPGAQLGSGRPVQLVRPDEEGGLTLDKEALSRCLEQGGVGDAPVCLVSIIGEQRRGKSFLLNYLLRRLRSPDVKDGSWMGREEEPLEGFEWRVGTRSVTKGVWVWSQPFWVPTEWGKVAVLLVDTEGSMDIVRDTETSVKLSALSMLLGSYQILNVSSQIKDPDLAYLEMFLHVAEEVGKEYGLKSIQHLDLLVRDWSNSTVLGSDGGKEHLRDVRQMLAARSPCKHPKALEALSRSSTRCYLMPFPGRRIMTGSQGSLRDMDEDFQDSLRDYVTTLVGSAGQHVWRDRHGALLTGTQLAARITKFSDLMKKHHCGFSSPAQMAITFHNQRVMDRASADHALFLKEKDGDSRNAITCLKVRPSKMVELFAERRGHLLRRCRTGMREPVPETEARLTELEEDLTQEAETFLETYRKRFKKLAILAGVGAGVLVLAPVGGAVGAGIGAGIAAAAIAAEAAVAIGAGTGAAAGIVVGGGVGGGVGGNIARRDRQRAEAAGGGREEGDGTEDLSDDKPLI, encoded by the exons ATGGGAAATGCAAATAATAAAGG GCCaatcccactcccctcctcaaAGCCAACTCCAGAGGGGATGGTGAAGCGACTCCAGGAGGACGTCACCTGCTCCATCTGCCTGGACATCTTGGAGGACCCCGTCTCCATCGAGTGCGGCCACAACTTCTGCCGGGGCTGCCTCTCTGCTCACTGGAGCGGGGTCTTAGCCTGGGAGTCCCAGTGCCCCGAGTgccgggctccctgctccagggacaggATGACCCCAGACACACGCGTCAAAAGCCTGGTGGAGAAAATCAGAGACCTGCCACGCGAAGAGACGCTGACAGCAACAGGGACAGTGAGCCCTGAG caggggccgggggctcagCTGGGATCAGGGCGCCCGGTGCAGCTGGTGCGTCCGGACGAGGAAGGGGGCCTGACCCTGGACAAGGAGGCCCTGAGCCGCTGcctggagcagggtggggtgggggacgccCCCGTCTGCCTGGTGTCCATCATCGGGGAGCAGCGCCGGGGCAAATCCTTCCTGCTGAACTACCTGCTCCGCCGGCTCCGGAGCCCG gatgtGAAGGACGGATCCTGGATGGGCCGGGAGGAGGAGCCCTTGGAGGGGTTCGAGTGGCGAGTTGGCACCCGCAGCGTCACcaagggggtgtgggtgtggagtCAGCCCTTCTGGGTCCCCACCGAGTGGGGGAAG GTGGCCGTGCTGCTGGTCGACACCGAGGGCTCCATGGACATTGTCAGAGACACGGAGACCAGCGTCAAACTCTCCGCCCTCTCCATGCTGCTTGGCTCCTACCAG ATCCTGAATGTTTCCAGCCAGATAAAGGACCCTGATCTAGCATatctggag aTGTTTCTGCACGTGGCCGAAGAGGTGGGAAAGGAATACGGGCTGAAGTCCATTCAG CACCTAGACCTGCTGGTGCGGGATTGGAGCAACTCGACGGTCCTTGGAAGTGACGGTGGGAAGGAGCATCTGAGAGACGTCCGACAG ATGCTGGCGGCGAGGTCCCCTTGCAAACACCCCAAGGCCCTGGAAGCGCTGAGCAGAAGCAGCACCCGCTGTTACCTGATGCCCTTCCCCGGCAGGCGGATcatgactgggagccagggaagcCTGAGAG ACATGGATGAGGATTTCCAGGACAGCCTGAGGGACTACGTCACCACCCTGGTGGGCTCGGCCGGTCAACACGTGTGGAGAGACCGACATGGGGCGTTGCTTACCGGGACACAGCTCGCTGCTCGGATAACG AAATTCTCTGATCTGATGAAGAAACATCACTGTGGCTTCTCCTCTCCCGCTCAG ATGGCCATCACCTTCCACAACCAGAGAGTCATGGACAGGGCCAGCGCAGACCATGCTCTATTTCTGAAGGAGAAG GACGGCGACTCCCGGAACGCAATCACCTGCCTGAAGGTGCGGCCGAGCAAGATGGTGGAGCTGTTTGCGGAGCGGCGCGGGCACTTGCTGCGGCGGTGCCGGACCGGCATGCGGGAGCCGGTGCCGGAGACAGAGGCCCGGCTGACAGAGCTGGAGGAGGATCTGACACAGGAGGCTGAGACCTTCCTGGAGACCTACAGGAAGCGCTTCAAGAAATTGGCCATTTTGGCAGGCGTGGGTGCGGGGGTGCTGGTCCTGGCACCGGTGGGCGGAGCTGTCGGTGCCGGGATCGGTGCTGGGATCGCCGCTGCTGCCATCGCCGCTGAGGCGGCTGTGGCCATTGGGGCTGGGACGGGCGCCGCGGCCGGTATCGTCGTGGGTGGGGGCGTGGGCGGGGGAGTTGGTGGCAACATCGCCCGGAGGGATaggcagagggctgaggctgctggtggtgggagggaggagggggacggAACTGAGGATCTATCCGACGACAAACCCCTGATCTGA